From Acidipropionibacterium acidipropionici, one genomic window encodes:
- a CDS encoding response regulator, which yields MTTSAAGGPGTRVMLVDDHPMWIDALGQDLTADGFDIVAVAHDGSECLRRARAAQPDVLVIDLKIPEPDGATCTQLLTTEFPRMHVLVISASGEREDVLRAAKAGACGYMVKSATRAELLDGVRRTAQGDAVFTPGLAGLVLGEFRRMAIQPGGEDDSRPRLTDREVEVLRRVAKGMAYREIAEELVVSHRTVQNHVQNVLRKLQLHNRVELTLYALENGIGPD from the coding sequence ATGACGACCTCAGCAGCGGGCGGACCCGGGACCCGGGTGATGCTCGTGGACGATCACCCGATGTGGATCGACGCGCTCGGCCAGGACCTGACCGCCGACGGATTCGACATCGTCGCCGTCGCTCACGACGGCTCCGAATGCCTGCGCAGGGCCAGGGCGGCGCAGCCCGACGTCCTCGTCATCGACCTCAAGATCCCCGAGCCGGACGGGGCCACCTGCACTCAGCTGCTCACCACCGAGTTCCCCAGGATGCATGTTCTGGTGATCTCGGCCTCCGGGGAGCGAGAGGACGTGCTGCGCGCAGCCAAGGCGGGCGCCTGCGGATACATGGTGAAATCCGCTACCCGGGCGGAACTCCTCGACGGGGTGCGCCGCACGGCCCAGGGCGACGCGGTGTTCACCCCCGGCCTGGCAGGGCTGGTACTCGGAGAGTTCCGCCGGATGGCCATCCAACCCGGAGGCGAGGACGACAGCCGGCCCCGACTCACCGACCGGGAGGTCGAGGTGCTGCGCCGGGTCGCCAAGGGCATGGCCTACCGCGAGATCGCCGAGGAGCTCGTCGTCTCCCACCGCACCGTCCAGAACCACGTCCAGAACGTGTTGCGCAAACTCCAGCTCCACAACCGGGTCGAGCTCACCCTCTACGCTCTGGAGAACGGCATTGGGCCGGATTAG
- a CDS encoding ATP-binding protein translates to MGTSTEQTDGRPEHDGHGGAPHFTPLSTARVQHIVTVLRWVFLAHAVLMTVVRWDTVAHPGWMLALLAVMLVWTAIVTVQSRLRGLRWRPVVAVDLAVSVLVTVTSRVVLGPGVPTAGFEGVGYYWVVCAPLAVALSYGGVAGALAALLMILPGAFGVGHGHLWAWSADLLLLASCWGAGRLMDQMRSLLAENQRSHAITARMAERERLGRIVHDGALQVLSMVEREGPELGERGVVLAGLAREQGAQLRRLLQSAAGESALEADPDSGTVDLVATIEDHGSESVTVSAMAGELLLPAETVHEIDAALQQVLSNVAQHAGPGAHCWILIEQEERTIVISVRDNGVGMSPEQADQASREGRMGISRSIIGRIHDVGGTSEMTSAPGHGVEWEFRVPLDEKGGRPPLNPS, encoded by the coding sequence ATGGGGACCAGCACTGAGCAGACCGACGGCCGCCCGGAGCACGACGGCCATGGCGGTGCCCCGCACTTCACCCCCCTGAGCACCGCCCGGGTGCAGCACATCGTGACGGTGCTGAGATGGGTCTTCCTGGCCCACGCCGTGCTCATGACCGTGGTGCGCTGGGACACGGTCGCACACCCCGGCTGGATGCTGGCACTGCTCGCAGTGATGCTGGTCTGGACAGCGATCGTCACCGTGCAGTCGCGTCTGCGGGGACTGCGCTGGCGCCCCGTCGTCGCCGTCGACCTCGCCGTCTCGGTCCTCGTCACCGTCACCAGCCGCGTGGTGCTGGGCCCCGGTGTCCCCACCGCCGGATTCGAAGGGGTGGGCTACTACTGGGTGGTGTGCGCCCCACTGGCCGTCGCACTGTCATACGGCGGAGTCGCCGGCGCCCTGGCGGCCCTGCTCATGATCCTGCCCGGAGCATTCGGCGTGGGGCACGGCCACCTGTGGGCCTGGAGCGCCGACCTGCTGCTGCTCGCCTCATGCTGGGGGGCGGGCCGGCTCATGGACCAGATGCGAAGCCTGCTGGCTGAGAACCAGCGCAGCCACGCGATCACCGCACGGATGGCCGAGCGCGAGAGACTGGGCAGGATCGTCCACGACGGAGCCCTGCAGGTGCTCTCCATGGTCGAAAGAGAGGGGCCCGAACTCGGGGAGCGCGGGGTGGTGCTCGCCGGGCTCGCCCGTGAGCAGGGCGCACAGCTGCGCAGGCTGCTTCAGTCCGCGGCCGGCGAGTCCGCACTCGAGGCCGATCCGGACTCCGGAACAGTCGACCTCGTGGCCACCATCGAGGACCACGGGAGCGAATCGGTGACCGTCTCGGCCATGGCCGGAGAGCTCCTGCTGCCCGCCGAGACCGTCCACGAGATCGACGCCGCCCTCCAGCAGGTCCTGTCCAACGTCGCCCAGCACGCCGGCCCGGGCGCCCACTGCTGGATACTCATCGAGCAGGAGGAGCGCACCATCGTCATCTCGGTGCGCGACAACGGCGTCGGGATGTCTCCCGAACAGGCCGACCAGGCCTCCCGCGAGGGACGGATGGGGATCAGCCGCTCCATCATCGGACGCATCCACGACGTCGGGGGCACCAGCGAGATGACCTCGGCGCCCGGACACGGGGTCGAGTGGGAGTTCCGCGTGCCGCTTGACGAGAAGGGGGGACGACCCCCCTTGAACCCCTCGTAG
- a CDS encoding lysophospholipid acyltransferase family protein, translating into MSRLPRWTGGQVDLTGEPLPDGPVVVAVHHTRYDDAVVVRAALHAVRSPWLGLVTPTRAVPWGTSARSRALAALRAGRVIVVFPEGSTAPGRAIYKGDVEVAHLALEAGAPVVPALLAEDRSALQLGAPLDFSRHASIPHSRAVLRAVTDEVMEALSGLADLPYHDLPAAAARQEEVQARRERVRADRAGRAAARQKAALQRQEAKAEAAEEAADLAQAAISAREAARSQAREAALADRLRAAGIRPGVPDDGETDGGATPRTPDSAATDDRETDEGDTDGDQH; encoded by the coding sequence ATGAGCCGGCTGCCTCGTTGGACAGGCGGACAGGTCGACCTCACCGGCGAACCGCTTCCCGACGGCCCGGTCGTGGTCGCCGTTCACCACACCCGGTATGACGACGCCGTCGTCGTGCGCGCCGCACTGCACGCCGTCCGCAGCCCCTGGCTGGGACTGGTGACGCCGACCAGGGCGGTGCCGTGGGGCACCTCCGCGCGATCCCGGGCCCTCGCGGCGCTGCGCGCCGGCCGCGTCATCGTCGTCTTCCCGGAAGGCAGCACGGCGCCGGGCCGAGCGATCTACAAGGGCGACGTCGAGGTCGCGCACCTGGCGCTGGAGGCCGGTGCCCCGGTCGTGCCGGCTCTGCTGGCCGAGGACCGGAGCGCCCTGCAGCTCGGCGCCCCGCTGGACTTCAGCCGTCACGCCTCCATCCCGCACAGCCGGGCAGTGCTCAGGGCCGTCACCGACGAGGTGATGGAGGCCCTCAGCGGACTCGCCGACCTGCCCTACCACGACCTGCCCGCGGCAGCCGCACGTCAGGAGGAGGTGCAGGCCAGGCGGGAGCGGGTCCGTGCCGACCGCGCCGGCCGGGCCGCGGCCCGGCAGAAGGCGGCCCTGCAGCGGCAGGAGGCCAAGGCTGAGGCCGCCGAGGAGGCGGCCGACCTCGCCCAGGCGGCGATCTCCGCCAGGGAGGCGGCCCGCAGCCAGGCGCGAGAGGCCGCCCTGGCCGATCGCCTCCGGGCCGCGGGAATCCGCCCCGGCGTCCCCGACGACGGGGAGACCGATGGCGGCGCGACTCCGAGGACGCCCGACAGTGCTGCCACCGACGACCGGGAGACCGACGAGGGTGACACCGATGGGGACCAGCACTGA
- a CDS encoding lysophospholipid acyltransferase family protein has translation MWYQVFKVGLFGPGVRALWRPWVVGEENLPREGGAVVACNHISVLDPIIVAAMLDRQMTYPAKKELFQGDHGLWSKIVAWFLKAVDQVPLDRSGGKRSVEGMAPVLTRLGEGGLIGIFPEGTRSADGELYKGKTGVARMALHADVPVVPVALIGTEPVKGRFGIPTVRHPGVIIGEPLHFSELAGRQDEVAVLRWVTNEVMDAIQRLGGQQYVDVYGFRVKYGNLKGKDLSRWRRPRPGGTPAPAPRETDRAGEQR, from the coding sequence ATGTGGTACCAGGTGTTCAAGGTCGGGCTGTTCGGACCCGGCGTCAGGGCCCTGTGGCGGCCATGGGTCGTCGGTGAGGAGAATCTTCCGAGGGAGGGCGGCGCAGTGGTCGCCTGCAATCACATCTCGGTCCTGGATCCCATCATCGTCGCCGCGATGCTCGACCGCCAGATGACCTATCCCGCCAAGAAGGAACTCTTCCAGGGAGACCACGGCCTGTGGTCCAAGATCGTCGCTTGGTTCCTCAAAGCCGTCGACCAGGTGCCGCTCGACCGCTCCGGCGGCAAGCGGAGCGTCGAGGGGATGGCCCCGGTCCTGACCCGGCTGGGCGAGGGGGGCCTGATCGGCATCTTCCCCGAAGGCACCCGATCGGCCGACGGCGAGCTCTACAAGGGAAAGACCGGGGTCGCGCGCATGGCCCTGCACGCCGACGTCCCCGTCGTCCCGGTGGCGCTGATCGGTACCGAGCCGGTCAAGGGCAGGTTCGGCATCCCGACCGTCAGGCATCCCGGCGTCATCATCGGAGAACCCCTCCACTTCTCGGAACTGGCCGGCCGCCAGGACGAGGTCGCCGTCCTGAGATGGGTCACCAATGAGGTGATGGACGCCATCCAGCGACTCGGCGGCCAGCAGTACGTCGACGTCTACGGATTCCGCGTCAAGTACGGCAACCTCAAGGGCAAGGACCTCTCCCGATGGCGACGCCCCCGCCCCGGAGGCACGCCCGCCCCGGCTCCGCGCGAGACGGACAGAGCCGGTGAACAGCGATGA
- a CDS encoding ROK family glucokinase: MLSVGIDIGGTKVAAGVVDEQGTILRRLKRPTPSHSPEAVENAIVESVAELSVGLGVGAVGIGAAGWVDTEQALVRFSPHLAWRNEPLRDRLATRISVPVLVDNDANAAAWAEYRFGAGQGSRVMVCLTLGTGIGGALVINGRMFRGRYGMAGEFGHMTVVPDGHWCPCGNRGCWEQYASGNSLVRDAKALIAEGSPRAQGLLDHVAGRDPDQLIGPDVTAAAVDGDATAIELIADVGTWLGKGMAGLGAALDPDLFVIGGGVSAAGELLLGPARTAFARNLTGRGFRPLAEIEHARFGPDAGLIGAADLARHSIAEPPGPARGFWPRRRHPRRTVRRRPILHTFTSGFGAPVEQGSEPRP, from the coding sequence GTGCTCAGCGTCGGCATCGACATCGGCGGCACGAAAGTGGCCGCCGGTGTGGTCGATGAGCAGGGGACGATCCTCCGCAGACTCAAGCGCCCCACCCCCTCGCACAGCCCCGAGGCGGTGGAGAACGCCATCGTCGAGTCGGTCGCCGAGCTGTCCGTGGGGCTGGGCGTCGGCGCCGTCGGCATCGGGGCGGCCGGCTGGGTCGACACCGAGCAGGCGCTGGTGAGGTTCTCGCCGCACCTGGCATGGCGCAACGAGCCGCTTCGCGACCGCCTGGCCACCCGCATCTCCGTCCCGGTGCTCGTCGACAACGACGCCAACGCGGCGGCCTGGGCCGAGTACCGCTTCGGCGCCGGGCAGGGGTCCCGGGTCATGGTGTGCCTCACCCTGGGAACCGGCATCGGCGGCGCCCTGGTGATCAACGGCCGGATGTTCCGCGGCCGCTATGGGATGGCCGGAGAGTTCGGACATATGACAGTCGTGCCTGACGGCCACTGGTGCCCCTGCGGCAACCGCGGCTGCTGGGAGCAGTACGCGTCGGGCAACTCCCTGGTCCGCGACGCCAAGGCCCTCATCGCCGAGGGATCTCCGCGCGCCCAGGGTCTCCTCGACCACGTCGCCGGTCGGGACCCCGACCAGCTCATCGGCCCCGACGTCACCGCTGCCGCCGTCGACGGCGATGCCACCGCGATCGAACTCATCGCGGACGTCGGCACCTGGCTCGGCAAGGGCATGGCCGGGCTCGGCGCAGCACTGGACCCCGACCTCTTCGTCATCGGCGGAGGTGTCAGCGCGGCCGGGGAGCTCCTCCTCGGGCCGGCCCGGACGGCCTTCGCCAGAAACCTCACCGGGCGGGGATTCCGTCCCCTCGCCGAGATCGAGCACGCCCGATTCGGCCCCGACGCAGGGCTCATCGGCGCCGCCGACCTGGCGCGTCACTCCATCGCCGAGCCCCCTGGCCCGGCCCGCGGATTCTGGCCGCGCCGGCGTCATCCCAGGCGGACCGTCCGCAGGCGACCGATCCTCCATACCTTCACGAGCGGTTTCGGCGCTCCGGTCGAGCAGGGTTCAGAGCCTCGCCCGTGA
- a CDS encoding C40 family peptidase, with product MAQNRQAGSKTRGAEKGRRLGRGLAATALSSAIVVSGLVAGQTRAAAEPDTVSEAKSELAAIEAQSHKLDAQYTTAQANLDKAEKSLKSAEKDLVSQRAKVASMRKTLSALAANDYQNGNISLSAQMVTSGDAGQFLSRLTTMQNVSDRTKSRFQSFQSEQARLQTLEKQAASDRTTIKASRDSQAVLLKKTKAKEDDAKKVLASLTAQEQQKLAREQAAAAQSRANAASQNSRSEVRSDTSASPASPSGSSSNTSASGRAATAIAFAKSKIGGPYVYGGTGPTGYDCSGLMQAAWAAAGVSLPRTSQEQFGAGTSVSTSNLQPGDLVFYYSGPSHVGMYIGGGQIVHAANPSAGIKISSVGEMPITGARHVG from the coding sequence GTGGCACAGAATCGACAGGCCGGCTCGAAGACACGCGGCGCCGAGAAGGGCCGCAGGCTCGGACGGGGTCTGGCGGCCACGGCACTGAGCAGCGCGATCGTCGTGTCCGGGCTGGTCGCCGGGCAGACCAGGGCCGCCGCCGAGCCTGACACGGTCTCCGAGGCCAAGAGTGAGCTGGCCGCCATCGAGGCCCAGAGCCACAAGCTCGATGCGCAGTACACCACCGCTCAGGCCAACCTCGACAAGGCCGAGAAGAGCCTCAAGTCCGCCGAGAAGGACCTGGTCTCCCAGCGGGCCAAGGTCGCCTCCATGCGCAAGACCCTCAGCGCCCTGGCCGCCAACGACTACCAGAACGGCAACATCAGCCTCAGCGCCCAGATGGTGACCAGCGGTGACGCCGGGCAGTTCCTGTCCCGGCTCACCACCATGCAGAACGTCTCCGACCGGACCAAGAGCAGGTTCCAGTCCTTCCAGTCCGAGCAGGCCCGCCTCCAGACCCTGGAGAAGCAGGCCGCCAGCGACCGGACCACCATCAAGGCCAGCCGCGACTCCCAGGCCGTGCTCCTCAAGAAGACCAAGGCCAAGGAGGACGACGCCAAGAAGGTGCTGGCCTCCCTCACCGCCCAGGAGCAGCAGAAGCTGGCCCGCGAACAGGCTGCGGCCGCGCAGTCCCGCGCCAACGCCGCCTCCCAGAACTCCCGTTCGGAGGTCCGCAGCGACACCTCGGCCTCCCCCGCATCCCCTTCGGGCTCCTCGTCGAACACCTCGGCGTCCGGGCGCGCCGCCACCGCCATCGCCTTCGCGAAGTCCAAGATCGGCGGCCCCTACGTCTACGGCGGTACCGGCCCCACCGGCTACGACTGCTCCGGCCTCATGCAGGCCGCCTGGGCCGCCGCCGGCGTCAGCCTGCCGCGCACCTCCCAGGAGCAGTTCGGCGCCGGCACCTCGGTCTCCACCAGCAACCTTCAGCCCGGAGACCTGGTCTTCTACTACTCCGGCCCGAGCCACGTCGGCATGTACATCGGCGGCGGGCAGATCGTCCATGCCGCCAATCCGAGCGCCGGCATCAAGATCTCCTCGGTCGGCGAGATGCCGATCACCGGCGCACGCCACGTCGGCTGA
- a CDS encoding DEDD exonuclease domain-containing protein: protein MTAQDLQPSFDDLGTPLFDVTFCVVDLETTGGSGDDEITEIGAVKVRGGEVLGELATLVRPGSHIRGSVQMLTGITDEMVADAPSIGSVLPSWLEFSRGCVLVAHNARFDIGFLRRACDAHDRPWPGNTVLDTLALARSCLGRDEVHDHKLGTLARYFTATTSPSHRALDDARATVDVMHGIIERVSGLGVTTLEDLLEVTHKVAPGRRARRTWADSLPESPGIYWFQADRPTAGQPPEVLYVGTSVNVRRRVRQYFTASETRRRMDEMVRVATGVDALACATTLEAGVRELRMIDAHSPRYNRRSRRQNAVNWVCLTDDRYPRLSVVRSTSRTDRTYWGPFTNRQEAADAGSLIAEFAGIRQCSGTPASHPHGCPLAEMGRCVAPCLTGGGDDPSTLAQALAASPTGSSPRPPSTDPYRGAVDRARQAMTVDVRPLIEAASTRIASLSRQERFEEAAALTSRARSCLRAGRRRARIASLADCAEIVAARPVDRTWEIHIVRHGRLAAAALSPAGQNPVPTIEAARATAETATAAAPGIPACTAEEAELVAEWLETPGVRLVDIDGSWDWPVHCAAEDRALSDAVALASGRITDQECGRTA from the coding sequence ATGACCGCCCAGGATCTCCAGCCCTCCTTCGATGATCTCGGCACTCCGCTCTTCGACGTCACCTTCTGCGTCGTCGATCTGGAGACCACCGGGGGGTCGGGGGACGATGAGATCACCGAGATCGGCGCCGTGAAGGTCCGCGGAGGCGAGGTGCTCGGCGAGCTGGCGACCCTCGTCCGCCCCGGAAGCCACATCCGCGGATCCGTGCAGATGCTCACCGGCATCACCGACGAGATGGTCGCAGACGCCCCGTCGATCGGCTCCGTACTGCCCAGCTGGCTGGAGTTCAGCCGCGGATGCGTGCTGGTGGCCCACAACGCGCGATTCGACATCGGCTTCCTGAGACGGGCCTGCGATGCCCACGACCGGCCCTGGCCCGGGAACACCGTCCTCGACACCCTCGCGCTGGCCCGCTCCTGCCTCGGCCGCGACGAGGTGCACGATCACAAACTGGGCACCCTGGCCCGATACTTCACGGCCACCACCTCGCCGTCCCACCGGGCCCTGGACGACGCCCGGGCCACCGTCGACGTCATGCACGGGATCATCGAGCGGGTCAGCGGCCTGGGCGTCACCACCCTCGAGGACCTCCTGGAGGTCACCCACAAGGTGGCCCCCGGCCGCCGCGCCCGCCGTACCTGGGCCGACTCCCTGCCCGAGAGCCCCGGCATCTACTGGTTCCAGGCGGACCGTCCCACCGCCGGCCAACCGCCCGAGGTGCTCTACGTCGGCACCTCGGTCAACGTCCGCCGCCGCGTGAGGCAGTACTTCACCGCCTCGGAGACCCGCCGCCGGATGGACGAGATGGTGAGGGTGGCCACCGGCGTCGACGCCCTGGCCTGCGCGACGACCCTGGAGGCCGGCGTGCGCGAACTGCGCATGATCGACGCCCACTCCCCCCGCTACAACCGCAGATCACGGCGGCAGAACGCGGTGAACTGGGTCTGCCTCACCGACGACCGGTACCCGCGGCTGTCGGTCGTCAGGTCGACCAGCCGCACCGATCGCACCTACTGGGGCCCCTTCACCAACCGGCAGGAGGCCGCGGACGCCGGGAGCCTCATCGCCGAGTTCGCCGGCATCCGCCAGTGCTCCGGGACCCCCGCGAGCCACCCCCACGGCTGCCCCCTGGCCGAGATGGGGCGCTGCGTCGCGCCCTGTCTGACGGGAGGAGGGGACGACCCCTCCACGCTCGCTCAGGCGCTCGCTGCCTCCCCGACCGGGTCCAGTCCGCGACCGCCCTCCACCGACCCCTACAGAGGTGCCGTGGACCGGGCGCGCCAGGCCATGACCGTGGACGTCCGCCCCCTCATCGAGGCGGCGTCCACGCGGATCGCATCTCTGTCCCGCCAGGAGAGGTTCGAGGAGGCCGCCGCGCTCACGTCCAGAGCACGCTCCTGCCTGAGGGCGGGACGCCGACGGGCCAGGATCGCATCCTTGGCCGACTGCGCCGAGATCGTCGCGGCGCGCCCGGTGGATCGCACCTGGGAGATCCACATCGTCCGGCACGGGCGACTCGCGGCCGCCGCGCTCAGCCCCGCCGGGCAGAACCCGGTACCGACCATCGAGGCCGCCCGCGCCACCGCCGAGACGGCCACCGCCGCCGCACCCGGCATCCCCGCCTGCACCGCCGAGGAGGCCGAGCTGGTCGCGGAGTGGCTGGAGACCCCCGGCGTCCGGCTCGTCGACATCGACGGCAGCTGGGACTGGCCGGTGCACTGCGCTGCCGAGGACCGGGCCCTGTCCGACGCCGTCGCCCTGGCGTCCGGCAGGATCACCGATCAGGAGTGCGGACGCACCGCCTGA
- a CDS encoding Lrp/AsnC family transcriptional regulator, protein MFNAIVLIQASSNRIPEVAQEVLALPGVSEVYSTAGHIDLIAMVRASTMEEVAEIIADRINKVEGVVDTDTHIALRTYSEHDLEAMFSIGD, encoded by the coding sequence ATGTTCAACGCCATCGTGCTCATCCAGGCCAGCTCCAACAGGATCCCGGAGGTGGCCCAGGAGGTTCTGGCCCTTCCCGGAGTGAGCGAGGTCTACTCCACCGCCGGACACATCGACCTCATCGCCATGGTCCGCGCCTCCACCATGGAGGAGGTCGCCGAGATCATCGCGGACCGGATCAACAAGGTCGAGGGAGTGGTCGACACCGACACCCACATCGCCCTGCGCACCTACTCCGAGCACGACCTGGAGGCGATGTTCTCAATCGGTGATTAG
- a CDS encoding rhomboid family intramembrane serine protease has product MAAATLVVAVLSNLVPLATWLAAGSSPVFDFQVWRPLLYGLTTGSILQGIINGVFLVLVGRSLEPILGSADFAAVYLLSGLGGATALSLTGVPASFSGAICGIFGILAATAVIKHLEHQDIRGDIILITLFVIWGILAGARDWTADIGAIVIGAVIGWVWARNRWATRGRSRIAYAVIAGVCLAALVVTWLT; this is encoded by the coding sequence CTGGCCGCAGCGACCCTCGTGGTGGCGGTGCTGTCGAACTTGGTGCCGCTGGCCACCTGGCTGGCGGCGGGTTCGAGTCCGGTCTTCGACTTCCAGGTGTGGCGGCCGTTGCTCTACGGCCTCACCACGGGATCGATCCTTCAGGGGATCATCAACGGGGTGTTCCTGGTCCTGGTGGGCCGCAGCCTGGAGCCGATCCTGGGGTCCGCCGACTTCGCCGCGGTCTACCTTCTGTCGGGGCTCGGCGGGGCCACGGCCCTGTCGCTGACCGGGGTACCGGCCTCATTCTCCGGCGCCATCTGCGGAATCTTCGGCATCCTGGCGGCGACGGCGGTCATCAAGCACCTGGAACATCAGGACATCCGCGGGGACATCATCCTGATCACGCTGTTCGTGATCTGGGGCATCCTCGCCGGCGCCAGGGACTGGACCGCCGATATCGGCGCGATCGTCATCGGCGCCGTGATCGGTTGGGTGTGGGCCAGGAACCGGTGGGCCACCAGGGGGCGCAGCCGGATCGCCTATGCCGTCATCGCGGGGGTCTGCCTGGCGGCCCTCGTCGTCACCTGGCTCACCTGA
- a CDS encoding peptidylprolyl isomerase, which yields MASTATLHTNHGDIVLNLFGDQAPKTVKNFVGLADGTQEYTDPLTGQKTTGRFYDGLTFHRIIDGFMIQGGCPLGTGTGGPGYQFADEFHPDLHFSKPYLLAMANAGPGTNGSQFFITVAPTPHLNRRHTIFGEVADEASRKVVDEIAQVKTDRMDRPADPVVIETVEIA from the coding sequence GTGGCATCAACCGCGACCTTGCACACCAATCATGGGGACATCGTCCTCAATCTCTTCGGGGACCAGGCGCCCAAGACGGTGAAGAACTTCGTCGGGCTGGCCGACGGCACCCAGGAGTACACGGATCCGCTGACCGGCCAGAAGACGACCGGCCGGTTCTACGACGGCCTCACCTTCCACCGGATCATCGACGGATTCATGATCCAGGGAGGCTGCCCGCTGGGCACCGGGACCGGCGGCCCCGGCTACCAGTTCGCCGACGAGTTCCACCCGGACCTCCATTTCAGCAAGCCCTACCTGCTGGCCATGGCGAATGCGGGCCCGGGCACCAACGGCTCGCAGTTCTTCATCACGGTTGCCCCGACCCCGCACCTCAACCGGCGTCACACGATCTTCGGCGAGGTGGCCGACGAGGCGTCACGCAAGGTCGTCGACGAGATCGCCCAGGTGAAGACCGATCGGATGGACCGTCCTGCGGATCCGGTCGTCATCGAAACAGTGGAGATCGCCTGA
- a CDS encoding sunset domain-containing protein: MSRKKSLHEAADHTAASVKEQRAQALENAAAYLSAAQAKAAPLAAQAAEKIGPLGEEALKVGEQAWKRGSKAVAEAGDRIAPAISSAREVAEKKVGPAIHQAYDTFQKDVLPEIEEKAAQVASHPAVEEATRRSQAALAALKGQVADVADTAQDKVEVAAKKSRKATKKAKKAAKAAAKDAKKTASKSTDLVAPKKQHKVLKTLLVLGGLAAAGAVAARKFLGSADDGWTAREPSETYSWTPKAPAPGTSPAPEPEAAPEAQPAAATPEPAQSPDSAAAEATMTEEGGPAPEGAETTATVPSYVGDNPPEGFVIKGNDRSKKYHVPGSGGYDRTIADVWFSSEEDAQAAGFTKASR; the protein is encoded by the coding sequence GTGTCCCGCAAGAAGTCACTGCACGAGGCCGCCGACCACACGGCCGCCTCGGTGAAGGAACAGAGGGCTCAGGCCCTGGAGAACGCCGCGGCCTATCTGAGCGCTGCTCAGGCCAAGGCCGCTCCTCTGGCCGCCCAGGCGGCCGAGAAGATCGGCCCCCTCGGCGAGGAGGCGCTCAAGGTCGGCGAACAGGCGTGGAAGCGCGGATCGAAGGCGGTGGCCGAGGCTGGCGACCGGATCGCCCCGGCGATCAGCAGCGCCCGTGAGGTCGCCGAGAAGAAGGTCGGCCCCGCCATCCACCAAGCCTATGACACCTTCCAGAAGGATGTCCTGCCGGAGATCGAGGAGAAGGCCGCCCAGGTCGCCTCCCATCCGGCCGTCGAGGAGGCCACCCGGCGCAGCCAGGCGGCCCTGGCCGCCCTCAAGGGACAGGTCGCCGACGTCGCGGACACCGCCCAGGACAAGGTCGAGGTCGCCGCGAAGAAGTCCCGCAAGGCCACCAAGAAGGCGAAGAAGGCTGCGAAGGCCGCCGCGAAGGACGCGAAGAAGACGGCTTCGAAGTCCACGGACCTGGTCGCCCCGAAGAAGCAGCACAAGGTCCTCAAGACCCTTCTGGTCCTCGGCGGGCTCGCCGCGGCCGGAGCGGTTGCGGCCCGCAAGTTCCTCGGATCGGCCGATGACGGCTGGACGGCCCGCGAGCCCAGCGAGACCTACTCCTGGACGCCCAAGGCCCCCGCCCCCGGGACCTCGCCGGCACCCGAGCCCGAAGCGGCGCCGGAGGCCCAGCCTGCCGCCGCGACTCCCGAGCCGGCGCAGTCCCCCGACTCCGCGGCGGCGGAGGCGACCATGACCGAGGAGGGCGGTCCGGCCCCCGAGGGTGCGGAGACCACGGCCACGGTGCCGTCCTATGTCGGCGACAATCCGCCCGAGGGCTTCGTCATCAAGGGCAACGACCGCTCGAAGAAGTACCACGTGCCCGGCTCCGGCGGCTACGACCGCACCATCGCCGATGTGTGGTTCTCCTCGGAGGAGGACGCCCAGGCAGCTGGATTCACCAAAGCCTCGAGGTGA
- a CDS encoding prepilin peptidase: protein MWAVLGAAVSAVLALGHLLVAVPRLAEPSADEVEGDVLAVKPPYRDLATPRRATVVTALAAACGALSVLAPGWGRGVWWVWAGSVLTLVAVDQATTFLPRRLWYWCLAESVLALAVGAVIGHPPAGLLALPVLAVVTMVPFWLLWRSGGGLGYGDVRLAGGMGLTGGVLGTAGWTTSLLAAALAGALLALGIAALRRIRPSPWGRVFAYGPALWVGPWAALTLNLL, encoded by the coding sequence GTGTGGGCCGTCCTGGGTGCGGCGGTCTCCGCGGTGCTGGCCCTCGGACATCTCCTGGTGGCGGTGCCACGACTTGCCGAACCCTCAGCCGACGAGGTGGAGGGCGATGTGCTGGCCGTCAAGCCGCCCTACCGGGACCTGGCGACTCCCCGCAGGGCCACGGTGGTGACGGCGTTGGCCGCGGCGTGCGGGGCACTGTCGGTCCTGGCCCCCGGATGGGGACGCGGTGTGTGGTGGGTGTGGGCGGGATCGGTGCTCACCCTGGTCGCCGTCGATCAGGCGACGACCTTCCTGCCGCGTCGACTGTGGTACTGGTGTCTCGCCGAGTCGGTCCTGGCGCTCGCCGTCGGCGCCGTCATCGGGCACCCGCCCGCCGGGCTGCTGGCTCTGCCGGTTCTGGCCGTGGTGACGATGGTGCCGTTCTGGCTGCTCTGGAGGTCGGGCGGAGGGCTGGGATACGGCGACGTGAGGTTGGCCGGCGGGATGGGCCTGACCGGTGGCGTCCTCGGCACGGCGGGGTGGACGACGTCCCTCCTGGCCGCGGCCCTCGCCGGCGCGCTGCTGGCCCTGGGCATCGCGGCCCTGCGCAGGATCCGCCCCTCACCGTGGGGCCGGGTCTTCGCCTACGGTCCCGCGCTGTGGGTCGGCCCGTGGGCCGCCCTGACCCTCAACCTGCTGTGA